In a genomic window of Curtobacterium flaccumfaciens pv. betae:
- a CDS encoding sugar phosphate isomerase/epimerase family protein — translation MTSLLGLSTYAYFWRMSDRVPSPMSLDDALRDGASHDGVDLFQICDHLPLDTATDERLASIRSLATDLGLTLEVGTRGTRPKHLARYLHVAQQLGATLVRSMWTSGDDQPDAAETERRLRQTLPAYERAGVTLALETYEVVATADLVAVVQAIGSDNFGICLDPANTVARLEHPGDVVAMTAPHVVNWHVKDSAFTRSPGWVGFQYTGVPIGSGVLDHDAVRAALEPDTRGINRVIEFWLPWQDEHAGAEPLPGETPAQTTTRIEAAWTEHTIEYIRSKES, via the coding sequence ATGACCTCCCTGCTCGGCCTCTCCACCTACGCCTACTTCTGGCGCATGTCCGACCGCGTCCCGTCGCCGATGTCCCTCGACGACGCCCTGCGCGACGGCGCGTCACACGACGGCGTCGACCTGTTCCAGATCTGCGACCACCTGCCGCTCGACACCGCGACCGACGAGCGCCTGGCCTCGATCCGGTCCCTGGCCACCGACCTCGGTCTCACGCTCGAGGTCGGTACCCGAGGCACCCGGCCGAAGCACCTCGCCCGGTACCTGCACGTCGCGCAGCAGCTCGGCGCAACGCTCGTGCGGAGCATGTGGACGAGCGGCGACGACCAGCCCGACGCGGCCGAGACCGAACGACGCCTGCGGCAGACGCTCCCCGCCTACGAGCGCGCGGGCGTGACCCTCGCGCTGGAGACCTACGAGGTCGTCGCCACCGCCGACCTCGTCGCGGTCGTCCAGGCGATCGGCTCCGACAACTTCGGCATCTGCCTCGACCCGGCGAACACCGTCGCCCGGCTCGAACACCCGGGGGACGTCGTGGCGATGACCGCCCCGCACGTCGTCAACTGGCACGTCAAGGACTCCGCCTTCACCCGCTCACCGGGCTGGGTCGGTTTCCAGTACACCGGCGTCCCGATCGGCAGCGGGGTCCTCGACCACGACGCCGTCCGCGCCGCGCTCGAGCCCGACACCCGGGGGATCAACCGCGTCATCGAGTTCTGGCTGCCGTGGCAGGACGAGCACGCGGGCGCCGAACCGCTGCCGGGGGAGACCCCCGCACAGACCACCACCCGCATCGAAGCGGCGTGGACCGAACACACCATCGAGTACATCAGGAGCAAGGAATCATGA
- a CDS encoding phosphogluconate dehydrogenase C-terminal domain-containing protein — protein MTDTVTTPHTVAAGSGTADVTVAVIGAGGKMGTRVSNNFAKSEYTTLYSEASPAGQERIQALGREITDSLDAAKAADVVILAVPDVLLGTISEQLVPVMKSGASILTLDPAAAYAGLLAKREDIHYAVAHPCHPSVFLERTTKAEWDDTFGGIAAPQEVIAAFDASESLGDEGDRAKAVAEAVITTMYAPVIQVHWVTVKQLAVLEPTLVETIACMIGDFLNDALEETVTGVGVPREAARAMLYGHTWIALTNGLRGSNPFSDACHIAMGYGREKLIKEDWKQVFDDSELDSVIAKMLKIDAVRR, from the coding sequence ATGACCGACACCGTCACCACCCCCCACACCGTCGCTGCCGGATCCGGCACGGCCGACGTCACCGTCGCCGTGATCGGTGCCGGCGGCAAGATGGGCACCCGCGTCTCGAACAACTTCGCGAAGAGTGAGTACACCACCCTCTACAGCGAGGCCTCGCCCGCCGGCCAGGAGCGCATCCAGGCCCTCGGCCGCGAGATCACCGACAGCCTCGACGCCGCGAAGGCCGCCGACGTCGTCATCCTCGCCGTCCCGGACGTCCTGCTCGGCACCATCTCCGAGCAGCTCGTCCCCGTCATGAAGTCGGGCGCCAGCATCCTGACGCTCGACCCGGCCGCCGCCTACGCGGGTCTCCTCGCCAAGCGCGAGGACATCCACTACGCCGTGGCGCACCCGTGCCACCCGTCGGTGTTCCTCGAGCGCACCACCAAGGCCGAGTGGGACGACACCTTCGGTGGCATCGCCGCCCCGCAGGAGGTCATCGCGGCCTTCGACGCCTCGGAGTCGCTCGGCGACGAGGGCGACCGTGCCAAGGCCGTCGCCGAGGCCGTCATCACCACGATGTACGCCCCGGTCATCCAGGTGCACTGGGTCACGGTGAAGCAGCTGGCCGTGCTCGAGCCGACCCTGGTCGAGACGATCGCCTGCATGATCGGCGACTTCCTCAACGACGCCCTCGAAGAAACGGTCACCGGTGTCGGCGTGCCCCGTGAGGCCGCCCGCGCCATGCTCTACGGCCACACGTGGATCGCGCTGACCAACGGCCTGCGCGGCTCGAACCCGTTCTCCGACGCCTGCCACATCGCGATGGGCTACGGCCGCGAGAAGCTCATCAAGGAGGACTGGAAGCAGGTCTTCGACGACAGCGAGCTCGACTCGGTCATCGCGAAGATGCTCAAGATCGACGCCGTCCGGCGCTGA